A stretch of DNA from Cytobacillus luteolus:
ACAGAGTGGGAAGTTGTGGCATGGGCGAAGGAAGCTGTTAAACGTGGTGCAGGTGAAATTTTATTAACGAGCATGGATAGTGATGGAGAAAAAAATGGTTTCAACTTACCGTTAACTTCAGCAGTAAGTTCTGCTGTTACGGTTCCTGTTATTGCTTCAGGTGGAGCTGGAAACAAGGAGCACTTTTTCGATGCATTTACGGAAGGGAAAGCAGATGCAGCATTAGCGGCAAGTATATTCCACTATAAAGAAACATCCGTTAAGGAAGTAAAGGACTATTTAAAAGAGAAGGGAATGATTGTGAGATGAATACAGCTTCTATAAAATTTGATGAAAAAGGTCTCGTTCCAGCAATCGTTCAAGATGCGAACAGTAAAGAGGTCCTTACCCTTGCTTATATGAATGAAGAATCGTTGAAAAAATCAATTGAAACAAAAGAAACGTGGTTTTATAGCCGTTCAAGACAAGAGCTTTGGCATAAAGGTGCAACCTCAGGCAACACGCAACAAATTTTAGACCTTCGCTATGATTGTGATCAAGATGCAATCTTAGTATTGGTGACGCCTGCTGGTCCAGCTTGTCATAAAGGAAATTACACGTGTTTCAGTGATAGCTTACTAGAGCTGGAGACAATCCAAAAGGAAAGTGAACGCTTTGCCATCATCAACGAACTTGAAGCACTAATTGCAACACGAGAAGCAGAAATGCCAGAGGGTTCTTATACGACTTACTTATTTGAAAAAGGCGTAGACAAAATACTGAAAAAGGTCGGCGAGGAAAGTGGAGAAGTAATTATTGCAGCCAAAAATCGCGACCCCGAAGAACTAAAATGGGAAGTAGCTGACCTACTTTACCACCTATTAGTCTTACTTCGTGAACAAAAGTTACCGCTTGATGAAGTGCTTGATGCTTTGCAGAAGAGGCGCTAATAAGTTAGTAATCTAAAATAGCAGACCAAATCATTTTGATTTAGTCTGCTATTATTTTATTATAACTTAGCTATTGCTCTTTTTGTTGTTCTTTTAGTGCTAGTATCATCAGTGCGTTAAGTTCTTCTGGTGTTAATCTATTCAGGACCATTTCTTTTAATTCAACTTTCTCTTCTTCAGTGACACCATTAGCAACAATCGTGGTGATACTTGCAATTTCACGTGCGGAAAAAGCGCCTGTTACAACCTTAATGGCTTCTTCTTTAGTTGTGAAGGGAAGGTTGCTTTCTTCAAGAAGTTTTTCGTCTTTAAGGAGCGCCTGTATACTTGGGTCATTCAATAACTCCTTCATTTCGGGTAAGGTTTTTGTTTGAGCAAGCGCTGTATCCATTATTTTGACAGAAGTTTCTTTCCATACATACTGTACTGCAAAGAAACCGAGACCTAGTAAGATGAGAAATCCAATTCCTATTTTCTTCATTATTCTATCACCCTATTTCATCCTACTGAATTCAACATAAAGTGTAAACTACCAATTTATCTTTTTAGAAAACTAACCACCAATTCCAATCTACTACTATGTATCGCCTTAGCTATGTGTTATACTACCTTCGGTGAGATTATAGAAACTGGAGGAACAAATGGGAAAACGCACATATACTGAAGTTCAACAGACTGCCCTAATATTACCGTTTGTGCAAACTGGTGAGTATTATTTTAATAAAGGCCTTAAAGCGTATCGCAAACGCGACCTAAACAGTGCCAGAAAATACTTACAAAGAGCCATTCAGTTAGAGCCTAGAGACCCCATGTTTCTATGCCAATTAGCAGTTGTACTTACGGACCTTGGAAATTATCAACAATCTAATAAACTACATGCAACCATACTTAATGAGATTGATAGTGATATGACAGAGTGTATGTACTTTATGGCGAATAACTATGCCCATTTAGGCTTGTTTCAAGAATCAAACAAATATGCAACAATGTACTTGAAACACGATCCAGATGGTGAATTTGTCGAAGATACAGAAGACCTGCTAGACTTACTATCCATTGAATCAGCAGATGACGATATAGATTTCGAAGTAGAAGATGAATTGATTTTAAAACAAGAGCAAGCTCGTGAACTTTTGGAGACAGGTAATCTCCAGGAGGCGATTGAGCTATTAAATGAAATCACACAAGAATATCCTGAATTCTGGTCAGCATATAATAACCTGGCACTAGCGCATTTTTATACCGGAGAAATCGCTACTGCATCGCGCTTGCTAGAGGAAGTGTTGGCTAAAAATCCAGGAAATCTTCACGCACTTTGTAATATGCTTGTCTTCCTTTACTATCAAAGAAAAAACAGGAAGGTAAAAGAGCTTACGAAAAAACTTGAGTGTATCTATCCAATCTTAGTTGAACATCGTTATAAATTAGGTGCAACCTTTGGTCTGATTGGCCGTTAT
This window harbors:
- the hisIE gene encoding bifunctional phosphoribosyl-AMP cyclohydrolase/phosphoribosyl-ATP diphosphatase HisIE, producing the protein MNTASIKFDEKGLVPAIVQDANSKEVLTLAYMNEESLKKSIETKETWFYSRSRQELWHKGATSGNTQQILDLRYDCDQDAILVLVTPAGPACHKGNYTCFSDSLLELETIQKESERFAIINELEALIATREAEMPEGSYTTYLFEKGVDKILKKVGEESGEVIIAAKNRDPEELKWEVADLLYHLLVLLREQKLPLDEVLDALQKRR
- a CDS encoding tetratricopeptide repeat protein, which codes for MGKRTYTEVQQTALILPFVQTGEYYFNKGLKAYRKRDLNSARKYLQRAIQLEPRDPMFLCQLAVVLTDLGNYQQSNKLHATILNEIDSDMTECMYFMANNYAHLGLFQESNKYATMYLKHDPDGEFVEDTEDLLDLLSIESADDDIDFEVEDELILKQEQARELLETGNLQEAIELLNEITQEYPEFWSAYNNLALAHFYTGEIATASRLLEEVLAKNPGNLHALCNMLVFLYYQRKNRKVKELTKKLECIYPILVEHRYKLGATFGLIGRYDLAFKWLRTLQRQGFDGDETFYYWLAYSAYFTGNISIAENAWKRVIEDNPDKKGTEPWSGDRPNSLLTISHPHDKWLQGDFIEERLYGLFLASKSNSPVSCIDLKENQLYSTLEKEFAEFVWHSFNKKSIFKGPVYIEDGYKVADSLFKHNQGTDEFLEELYLTWFMLYDQLMNEEYSLSNTLAWAAASEFVWRTLQQQPTTKKHISEKYEISQSTLSKYVKIVQSLFEV